The Chitinophaga flava genome has a segment encoding these proteins:
- a CDS encoding glucosidase family protein yields MKNHLLALWITCCSIAAQAQGPTFTTTDTAMQQASNWAFQMVQHYRGNPADPIGPWYEAALPSRNAFCMRDVAHQTIGASICGLDKENRNMLTAFARNIAASRDWCSFWEINKYGKPAPEDYRNDKEFWYNLNANFDIIFACWKLYNWTGDKRYIEEPVFVNFFEKTVQEYIHQWTLQADSLLTRPLHPNAPASFNNADYFHRCRGLASYVENVPDLKAGVDLIATIYRGLLSYSSILSLQGNTTKAALYKQMAEHYREKIDQNWWNEKAARYYTWYDGAGQFGTGEGEMFLLWFDALKDTARSRHTITHLVSNPWNVETTSYLPVILYKQGYWQKAADYILQLADKATPRREYPEVSFGVVEGIVSGLMGVEPDASHQRITTLYRGATGNNTTLDGLRVLNTTIMVNHADKKTIFHNKGKQPLLWRAAFAGNYDKIILHKTARRASHRKDNSGNMISYIDVKVEAGEKVEADVN; encoded by the coding sequence ATGAAAAACCACTTACTGGCCCTGTGGATCACCTGTTGCAGCATCGCAGCACAGGCGCAGGGCCCCACTTTTACCACCACCGATACCGCCATGCAACAGGCCAGTAACTGGGCCTTCCAAATGGTACAACATTACAGGGGCAATCCAGCTGATCCCATAGGACCCTGGTATGAAGCGGCCCTGCCATCCCGCAACGCTTTTTGTATGCGCGATGTGGCACATCAAACTATCGGCGCCTCCATCTGCGGCCTGGACAAGGAAAACCGGAACATGCTGACAGCCTTCGCCCGGAATATTGCCGCCAGCAGAGACTGGTGCTCTTTCTGGGAAATCAACAAATACGGAAAACCTGCACCGGAAGACTATAGAAACGATAAAGAATTCTGGTATAACCTGAATGCCAACTTTGATATCATCTTCGCCTGCTGGAAACTGTATAACTGGACAGGCGATAAACGCTACATAGAAGAACCGGTGTTTGTCAATTTCTTTGAGAAAACCGTTCAGGAATACATCCATCAATGGACCCTGCAGGCAGATTCCCTGTTGACACGTCCGCTGCATCCCAATGCCCCGGCATCTTTCAACAACGCTGATTATTTCCATCGCTGCCGCGGCCTGGCATCCTATGTGGAAAACGTACCAGACCTGAAAGCAGGCGTAGACCTGATCGCCACCATTTACCGGGGATTGCTCTCGTATTCATCTATCTTGAGTTTACAAGGAAACACTACCAAAGCCGCTCTGTATAAACAGATGGCAGAACACTACCGGGAAAAAATCGATCAAAACTGGTGGAATGAAAAAGCTGCTCGTTATTATACCTGGTATGATGGCGCTGGTCAGTTCGGGACCGGTGAAGGTGAAATGTTCTTGCTCTGGTTCGATGCGCTGAAAGATACCGCCAGAAGCCGTCATACAATCACCCATCTTGTTTCCAATCCCTGGAATGTGGAAACTACATCCTATCTTCCTGTCATACTGTATAAACAGGGCTACTGGCAAAAAGCCGCTGATTATATCCTGCAACTTGCAGATAAAGCCACGCCCAGAAGAGAATATCCCGAAGTATCCTTTGGCGTAGTGGAAGGCATCGTCAGCGGGCTAATGGGAGTAGAGCCGGATGCGTCCCACCAGCGTATCACAACGCTATACCGCGGCGCCACAGGAAACAATACCACCCTGGATGGCCTCCGGGTGCTAAACACGACCATAATGGTCAACCATGCTGATAAGAAAACCATCTTCCACAACAAGGGAAAACAACCTCTGTTATGGAGAGCTGCCTTTGCAGGTAACTATGATAAAATTATCCTGCATAAGACAGCTAGACGCGCCAGTCATCGGAAAGACAATAGTGGGAACATGATTTCATATATTGACGTTAAAGTAGAAGCAGGAGAGAAGGTGGAAGCAGATGTGAATTGA
- a CDS encoding Crp/Fnr family transcriptional regulator, which translates to MERYHYFRQFHDISLADYHLLIENLQHRSFKKGDSIIVPGQIQRDLYFVKSGVQMASFEGDKTYVIDFSYFPFLCAIAESFSFQVPSKYFLTCLTDSELEYISYEQLQGLLDQSQQIERLFRRMIEAMLAGMVDLHINLRAMTIEERYRVFCQRSPQLLHLVPHKYIASYLGIDPTNFSKLFNQVKF; encoded by the coding sequence ATGGAACGCTACCATTACTTCAGACAGTTTCACGATATCAGTTTGGCAGATTATCATTTGCTGATAGAAAATCTGCAACACCGCTCCTTTAAAAAAGGCGATTCCATTATTGTACCAGGACAGATTCAACGGGATCTTTACTTTGTAAAAAGCGGCGTACAGATGGCTTCCTTTGAGGGCGACAAAACTTATGTCATTGACTTTAGTTATTTCCCTTTCTTATGTGCTATCGCTGAATCCTTTTCATTTCAGGTACCTTCCAAATACTTTTTAACCTGCCTGACAGACAGTGAATTGGAGTATATCAGTTACGAACAGCTACAAGGACTGCTTGACCAATCCCAGCAAATAGAAAGACTCTTCAGACGAATGATCGAAGCTATGTTGGCTGGTATGGTTGATCTTCATATTAACCTTCGCGCCATGACCATAGAAGAACGGTACAGGGTATTTTGCCAGAGAAGCCCGCAACTGCTGCATCTGGTGCCACACAAGTATATTGCCTCTTATCTGGGTATAGACCCGACGAATTTTAGCAAGTTATTTAATCAGGTGAAATTTTGA
- a CDS encoding methyltransferase domain-containing protein, whose amino-acid sequence MEDITVRPVWSVNDAAFDWLYPERIQRLSKRHWTPVEVARKSARFLAGGEGKKILDVGSGVGKFCLIGGHHYPEATFYGIEQRRELHHFAQAAQQHTGLENVHFINGNFTQIDFDDFDHFYFYNAFFENLADEGHIDHTMEYSASLYHYYCRQMFQGLLYKPAGTRVVTFHSMEDELPPEYQLVDASVDFLLKMWIKRP is encoded by the coding sequence ATGGAAGATATTACAGTGAGACCTGTGTGGTCTGTTAATGATGCAGCTTTTGACTGGTTATATCCGGAGCGGATACAGCGGCTGTCCAAGCGTCACTGGACGCCGGTAGAAGTAGCCCGGAAATCAGCAAGGTTTCTGGCCGGAGGCGAAGGAAAAAAAATACTGGACGTAGGCAGTGGCGTCGGTAAATTCTGTTTGATAGGCGGCCATCATTATCCGGAGGCCACTTTTTATGGTATCGAACAACGGAGGGAGTTACATCATTTTGCACAGGCAGCCCAACAACATACCGGTTTGGAGAATGTGCATTTTATCAATGGTAATTTCACTCAGATAGATTTTGACGATTTTGATCATTTCTATTTTTACAATGCTTTCTTCGAAAACCTGGCAGACGAAGGACATATTGATCATACTATGGAATATTCTGCCAGCCTGTATCATTACTACTGCCGGCAGATGTTTCAGGGGCTGTTATATAAGCCTGCGGGAACACGTGTTGTCACCTTTCACAGTATGGAAGATGAGCTACCACCTGAATACCAGCTGGTAGATGCCAGTGTGGATTTCCTTTTAAAGATGTGGATCAAAAGACCCTGA
- a CDS encoding dienelactone hydrolase family protein, whose protein sequence is MSGNGEIKVELKGGPQLMAILQVPEAAKGLVIFAHGSGSSRLSPRNNFVADILNKHQMATLLTDLLTPAEDEIYENRFNINLLSNRLIKVSEWSMEQAALQQLSVGYFGASTGAAAALQAAAQNNRIEAVVSRGGRPDLSKNLSQVQAPTLLIIGSLDIAVIELNKQAYDELRCEKKIEIVQGASHLFEEPGTLDSVSNLAADWFERYLIRKFPGSPL, encoded by the coding sequence ATGTCAGGTAATGGTGAAATAAAGGTTGAACTGAAGGGTGGACCGCAGCTGATGGCGATTCTGCAGGTTCCCGAGGCTGCTAAAGGATTGGTGATTTTTGCACATGGAAGCGGAAGCAGCCGGTTAAGCCCCAGGAACAATTTTGTGGCAGATATCCTAAATAAACACCAGATGGCAACCCTGCTTACCGATCTTCTGACTCCTGCAGAAGATGAAATATATGAAAACCGCTTTAATATCAATCTTTTGAGTAATCGCTTGATAAAAGTATCAGAATGGTCGATGGAACAAGCTGCGCTGCAGCAATTGTCTGTTGGTTATTTTGGTGCAAGCACTGGTGCTGCAGCGGCTTTGCAGGCTGCTGCGCAGAACAACAGGATTGAGGCTGTAGTAAGCCGTGGTGGCCGTCCTGATTTGTCAAAAAATCTGTCACAGGTACAAGCACCAACATTGTTAATCATCGGTTCGCTGGATATAGCTGTCATTGAGCTGAACAAGCAGGCTTATGATGAGCTTCGGTGTGAAAAGAAAATAGAGATCGTACAAGGTGCTTCACATTTATTTGAAGAGCCCGGGACCCTGGACAGCGTATCCAATCTCGCTGCTGATTGGTTTGAACGATATTTAATCAGGAAGTTTCCTGGCAGCCCACTTTAA
- a CDS encoding alpha/beta fold hydrolase: protein MSTIETSGSYAKVNGLEMYYEVHGQGKPLLLLPGAVSGVNTAFGNLIPLLATDRQVIALEFQGYGHTADIPERPLSYEQFADDVIDLLHMLNIREADIFGYSTGAGVALQIAMRQPALVSKLILASVTFNSSGRHPELIGLEALLTTEGMKGTPYEAEYLNTAPRPQDWPRHLEKVTAFNKRMQEWSADDIRKIKAPALIIAGDADIVRLEHVVELYKLLGGGSMGELSMPDSQLAILPGTMHTTLTKKTNLLMAMIPGFL, encoded by the coding sequence ATGAGTACTATCGAAACCAGTGGAAGCTATGCAAAGGTAAACGGACTGGAAATGTACTACGAAGTGCATGGACAAGGAAAACCGCTTCTTCTTCTACCCGGAGCAGTCTCCGGAGTCAATACCGCCTTCGGTAACCTGATTCCGCTACTGGCAACAGACAGGCAGGTCATAGCCCTGGAGTTTCAGGGCTATGGACATACAGCGGATATCCCTGAACGCCCGCTTTCATACGAACAATTTGCAGATGATGTTATTGACCTACTGCATATGCTGAATATAAGAGAAGCAGATATTTTTGGATACAGCACCGGAGCAGGAGTAGCATTGCAGATAGCCATGCGCCAACCAGCTCTTGTCAGTAAACTTATCCTGGCTTCCGTTACTTTCAATAGCAGCGGGCGCCATCCGGAACTCATTGGATTGGAAGCCCTGCTTACTACCGAAGGCATGAAAGGTACTCCCTATGAGGCAGAATATCTAAATACCGCCCCGCGGCCACAGGACTGGCCTCGGCACCTTGAAAAAGTAACAGCATTCAACAAAAGGATGCAGGAATGGTCTGCCGATGACATCCGAAAAATTAAGGCTCCTGCATTGATTATCGCTGGTGATGCAGATATCGTCCGGCTGGAGCATGTGGTGGAATTGTATAAACTATTGGGAGGCGGTAGTATGGGTGAGTTGTCAATGCCCGATTCACAACTGGCCATATTACCCGGCACGATGCATACTACATTAACAAAGAAAACCAATTTATTAATGGCAATGATTCCCGGTTTTCTCTGA
- a CDS encoding glycoside hydrolase family 27 protein — MKKLLIGMLALAMANIAAAQKFEGLAPTPPMGWNSWNTFQTAINEKMIMEMADVLVSSGMKDAGYNYLVLDDGWMTMERDSLGNLVPDPKKFPHGLKAVVDYVHAKGLKFGMYNCAGTLTCAKYPGTRGYEYQDARNYAAWDIDYLKYDWCNTHGINAKEAYTTMSNALRKAGRPMIFSICEWGVNKPWEWGAPVGQLWRTTEDIYQVFDSVHSHGTWDALSVMRIADLQDSLRRYAGPDHWNDPDMLEVGNGMTYAEDKTHFSLWAMMAAPLMAGNDIRKMTKETKEILTNKDIIAIDQDPLGIQGFKYSDKDSLQIWFKPLQHGDWAVCFLNRSSHDAAVSFNWKQTPVVDNVFHHTLNTNIQYTLYNVWTGKNEGTTKKPFSATIKPHDVVMFRLKQ; from the coding sequence ATGAAAAAACTGCTGATAGGCATGCTGGCATTGGCGATGGCCAATATCGCTGCTGCACAGAAATTTGAAGGGCTGGCCCCTACACCACCGATGGGCTGGAACAGCTGGAATACTTTTCAGACTGCCATCAATGAAAAAATGATCATGGAAATGGCGGATGTACTGGTTTCCTCCGGTATGAAAGACGCCGGTTACAACTACCTGGTCCTCGATGACGGCTGGATGACCATGGAGCGGGATAGCCTTGGAAACCTCGTCCCTGACCCAAAGAAATTTCCACATGGCCTTAAAGCGGTAGTCGATTATGTGCATGCGAAAGGACTGAAGTTCGGTATGTATAACTGTGCCGGTACTTTAACCTGCGCCAAATATCCGGGCACACGTGGGTATGAATATCAGGATGCCCGCAACTATGCGGCATGGGACATTGACTACCTGAAATATGACTGGTGCAATACCCATGGCATCAACGCTAAAGAAGCCTATACGACCATGAGCAACGCCCTGCGTAAAGCCGGCCGCCCTATGATTTTCAGTATCTGCGAATGGGGTGTCAACAAGCCCTGGGAATGGGGCGCCCCTGTAGGTCAGCTCTGGCGCACCACGGAAGACATCTACCAGGTGTTCGACTCTGTACATAGCCACGGCACCTGGGATGCGCTGAGCGTTATGCGTATTGCCGATCTCCAGGATTCCCTGCGCCGCTACGCCGGTCCTGATCACTGGAATGATCCGGATATGCTGGAAGTAGGCAATGGGATGACCTATGCAGAAGACAAGACCCATTTCTCTCTCTGGGCCATGATGGCCGCTCCGCTGATGGCTGGCAATGATATCCGCAAAATGACAAAGGAAACAAAAGAGATCCTTACAAATAAAGATATCATCGCCATCGACCAGGACCCGCTGGGGATACAGGGATTTAAATATTCAGATAAAGACAGTCTGCAGATATGGTTCAAACCATTACAGCATGGCGACTGGGCTGTTTGTTTTCTGAACAGAAGCAGTCATGATGCAGCTGTCAGCTTCAATTGGAAACAAACACCTGTAGTAGACAATGTCTTTCATCACACTTTAAATACAAACATTCAATACACCCTGTACAACGTATGGACAGGTAAAAATGAAGGCACTACAAAGAAACCTTTCAGCGCTACCATAAAACCACATGATGTAGTGATGTTCAGATTAAAGCAATAG
- a CDS encoding phosphoribosyltransferase — translation MYFIDRYDAAMQLADKLEKYKGETGVVLAVPRGGVPIGYYLAKHLDFALDLLMAKKIGHPLHEEYAIGAVGLEDAFIDEKDNIPNEYLKAQIDLIRFELKERYKRFMNREEPVDISGKTAIVIDDGIATGRTILVTLRMLRNKHPKKLVVAVPVSSQEAAERIKREVDEFICLYMPVPFYAVGRFYENFRQIDDEEVMTLLRELNERDRQAE, via the coding sequence ATGTACTTTATTGATCGATATGATGCAGCAATGCAGTTGGCAGATAAATTAGAAAAGTACAAGGGGGAAACCGGTGTGGTGCTGGCCGTGCCGAGGGGAGGCGTTCCTATAGGCTATTACCTGGCTAAGCACCTGGATTTTGCATTGGACTTACTGATGGCCAAAAAGATTGGTCACCCTTTGCATGAAGAGTATGCTATCGGTGCAGTGGGATTGGAAGATGCCTTTATAGATGAGAAAGACAATATACCTAATGAATACCTTAAAGCACAAATAGACCTTATTCGTTTTGAACTAAAGGAACGTTATAAGAGATTCATGAACAGAGAGGAACCGGTGGATATAAGTGGCAAAACAGCTATTGTGATCGATGATGGGATTGCAACAGGAAGAACTATTTTAGTCACCCTGAGAATGCTGCGTAACAAGCACCCCAAAAAGCTGGTAGTGGCCGTACCTGTTTCCTCTCAGGAAGCTGCGGAACGCATTAAAAGGGAAGTGGATGAGTTTATATGTTTGTATATGCCTGTCCCTTTTTACGCAGTAGGCAGGTTTTACGAAAATTTCAGACAGATTGATGATGAAGAGGTGATGACCCTGTTAAGGGAATTAAATGAAAGAGATAGACAAGCTGAGTAA